In the genome of Aspergillus flavus chromosome 8, complete sequence, one region contains:
- a CDS encoding putative cysteine desulfurylase, with the protein MTALDDLDLLPEDFPQPSPFMSEWPLRRDVVHMDHGSSGACPTKVLEHQNALRWELDRGSPEFFLSRWSPRHRAAKEALARFVHADYDELLLTPGSTLGLNIVTQSQQFQPGDELLTTNHAYSSVTMLLRHVANRDGAKVVIAQVPFPVASEEEIVQSILACVTERTRFAIIDHIVSRSGLVFPIKRIVQELADRGVDTLVDGAHGPGQVPVDLHDIGAAYYTTSCHKWMCAPRGVGFLYARRDRIRRLKPLIIARSGHWRDSDGAAYSWLEHTFEWNGCHDPSGVHSMPKIIEFLETALPGGHAAMVKRNHELAVDARRKVLGILGIGLPCPDDMIANMVVFPLPESVLPETQGILPLCKTLWEDDRAEIQCYHWPAYPKRIFRFSVQLHNSMEQYVWLAGKIKAALDEETRIAQAHAADVNGLEREREKMSPHVKPRLATSSDKLTIETLVNEAYTPYIERIGRRPGPMLDDYGALIDAGRVHVVEKDGVVSAILVLIPEEGTMLLDNVAVAPAAQGLGLGKYLMGFAEEKARESGFKRIRLYTNEMMVENVGIYERLGYVETHRGLENGLRRVYMVKVLG; encoded by the exons ATGACAGCCTTAGACGACCTGGACCTCTTACCGGAAGACTTTCCGCAGCCGAGTCCGTTTATGTCAGAATGGCCTCTTCGGCGAGACGTGGTCCATATGGATCATGGCTCTTCAGGGGCCTGCCCGACGAAGGTGCTCGAGCACCAAAATGCGTTGCGATGGGAACTGGATCGTGGATCCCCCGAATTTTTCCTCTCTCGCTGGTCGCCTCGCCACCGCGCTGCGAAGGAGGCTCTAGCGCGCTTCGTGCATGCCGACTACGACGAGCTACTGCTGACCCCTGGTTCGACCCTGGGTCTCAACATCGTCACACAAAGCCAGCAGTTCCAGCCAGGCGACGAGCTACTGACGACCAATCATGCATACAGCTCGGTGACCATGCTCCTCCGACATGTTGCAAACCGGGATGGCGCCAAAGTGGTCATCGCGCAGGTTCCATTCCCCGTTGCAtctgaggaggagattgtCCAAAGTATCCTGGCGTGTGTGACAGAACGAACCCGGTTCGCCATCATTGATCATATTGTCAGCCGCTCCGGCTTGGTGTTCCCCATCAAGCGCATTGTCCAGGAGCTAGCGGACCGTGGGGTCGACACCCTCGTCGACGGTGCCCACGGCCCGGGGCAGGTGCCAGTGGATCTCCATGACATCGGGGCAGCGTACTACACCACCAGCTGCCACAAATGGATGTGTGCTCCGCGCGGGGTGGGATTCCTGTACGCGCGTCGCGACCGGATCCGCCGTCTCAAGCCCCTGATTATTGCTCGCTCTGGCCACTGGCGGGACTCGGACGGGGCCGCCTACAGTTGGTTGGAGCATACCTTTGAGTGGAACGGCTGTCACGACCCATCTGGCGTGCATAGCATGCCAAAGATTATCGAGTTTCTTGAAACCGCGCTGCCGGGCGGTCATGCTGCCATGGTCAAGCGAAACCATGAGCTTGCTGTTGACGCGCGCCGGAAAGTGCTGGGGATACTTGGCATTGGCCTTCCTTGCCCAGATGATATGATTGCCAATATGGTGGTGTTCCCCCTTCCAGAATCGGTGTTACCAGAGACTCAGGGCATTCTCCCTCTGTGCAAGACGCTTTGGGAGGATGATCGTGCAGAGATCCAGTGTTACCACTGGCCGGCCTACCCGAAACGGATCTTCCGATTTAGTGTTCAGCTGCACAACAGCATGGAGCAGTATGTCTGGCTGGCGGGGAAGATCAAGGCCGCACTAGATGAGGAGACTAGAATAGCCCAAGCACATGCTGCAGACGTCAATGGTCTTG agagagagagagaaaagatgTCTCCGCATGTCAAACCCCGACTCGCGACTTCCTCCGATAAACTCACGATTGAAACCCTGGTCAACGAAGCTTACACCCCCTACATTGAACGGATCGGCCGAAGGCCTGGCCCCATGCTTGATGATTATGGGGCACTGATCGATGCCGGGCGAGTGCATgtggtggagaaggatgggGTGGTAAGTGCAATTTTGGTGCTGATTCCCGAGGAGGGGACGATGCTACTGGATAATGTGGCTGTTGCGCCGGCAGCGCAGGGGTTAGGGCTGGGAAAATATTTGATGGGATTCGCTGAGGAGAAGGCTAGAGAGAGTGGCTTCAAACGCATCAGGTTGTATACGAATGAGATGATGGTGGAGAATGTGGGAATTTATGAGAGGTTGGGGTATGTGGAGACTCATCGGGGGTTGGAGAATGGGCTGAGGAGAGTTTATATGGTGAAGGTGTtaggttga